A single Candidatus Pacearchaeota archaeon DNA region contains:
- a CDS encoding histidine phosphatase family protein has product MKLNLKNRYFFLRHGQNNHQAEHKDIIYIWPDGNPPYCLTEQGKKEAKKAGETLKQDKIDCLFSSDILRCRETAKIVAEIINYDIDKIIYDTRLRDLNWGAFGGKTKEEYWNFYNNDRMKAFNTAIPNGESWNQCKERMIRLLNEIEEEFEDKNILIVSHGDPIWLLEGYIKGLDNQTLLEKRKEILPNTGEIKKIHE; this is encoded by the coding sequence ATGAAACTTAACCTCAAAAACAGGTATTTTTTCTTAAGGCACGGCCAAAATAATCATCAGGCTGAGCACAAAGATATAATATATATATGGCCCGATGGTAATCCTCCATATTGTTTAACTGAACAAGGAAAAAAGGAAGCAAAAAAAGCAGGAGAAACATTAAAACAAGACAAAATTGATTGCCTTTTTTCGTCAGATATTTTACGATGTCGAGAAACAGCTAAAATAGTAGCTGAAATCATTAATTATGATATCGATAAGATTATATATGATACGAGGCTCCGGGACTTGAATTGGGGAGCTTTTGGGGGTAAAACTAAAGAAGAGTATTGGAATTTCTATAACAATGATCGAATGAAAGCTTTTAATACAGCCATTCCAAACGGAGAATCATGGAATCAATGTAAAGAAAGAATGATTAGGCTTTTAAATGAAATTGAAGAAGAATTTGAAGACAAGAATATCCTCATCGTTTCTCATGGTGATCCTATATGGCTTCTAGAAGGATACATCAAAGGATTAGATAATCAGACTCTATTAGAAAAAAGAAAAGAAATATTACCAAATACAGGAGAGATTAAAAAAATACATGAATAA
- the ileS gene encoding isoleucine--tRNA ligase, with product MNKEEEILKFWEDNDIFHKSIENRKGSPYFSFYDGPPFATGKPHYGHILATTIKDAVLRYWTMRGYQVPRRVGWDCHGLPVENLIEKELGIKNKKQIEEMGIQKFNDACRNSVFACVDDFQETLKRVGRWADYDHAYSTLDSNYTESVWWVLKQLWDKELVNRNYRVSPYCPRCGTTLSNFEVNQGYKETRDKSIYVKFKIIDNKEFEDAYLLVWTTTPWTLPGNVALAINKDLEYSFIKTSSNQEYVLATDRLFIIEEEYKTIKKFKGSELVGIKYEPLFNYLKEEKVDNIKNAYQVLAGDFVSNEDGTGIVHLNPMYGEDDFNMGKTYELPFFHTVDIAGNFKKEVSDFQGMPVKEADPKIIENLKEREILFKEELVVHEYPHCWRCDTPLLYYAIESWYVMVTKIKDRLLKNNEQIHWVPDNVKEGRFGKWLEGARDWDISRNRFWGAPIPIWQCPDCKEKICIGSIEEIKSLAVKEYDLKDLHRPYIDEVKLKCKCGGEMKRTPEVFDCWFESGSMPYAQWHYPFENKELVEKTYPADFIAEGLDQTRGWFYTLHVLATALTIDNIGLGKDHPAFKNVIVNGLVLDDRGRKLSKKLKNYPDPAEMFDSYGADSLRYFLLASTSIGEDYRFSGDKVKEYWRKIISALENCFVFFETYKGEVKELKTDNLLDKWIISKTETLNREVIKWMDKYELTKATRLFNDYIDDLSNWYIRRSRRRFQKPETEIEKEEATNTLNYALFKLSKLMAPFTPFITEQIYLKMNNNGKESVHLCDYPEVDAKLINEELEEEMQEARDIVNLALALRSKVGIKVRQPLTSLKVKEVKTKIKDKTEILDLIKDEVNVKEIIFDNSINEAVELDINLTPELKEEGEVREIIRQIQQMRKDLKFVPEDTINIYFQQSEFFDRILERNKDTILKEVLAKDFIKANEEGMKEIEIGSEKILLNIKKI from the coding sequence ATGAATAAAGAAGAAGAAATATTAAAATTCTGGGAAGATAACGATATCTTCCATAAATCAATCGAGAACAGAAAAGGTTCTCCGTATTTCAGTTTTTACGATGGTCCTCCTTTTGCGACTGGAAAACCTCACTACGGCCACATCTTAGCTACTACTATTAAAGATGCTGTTTTAAGATATTGGACAATGAGGGGATATCAAGTACCCAGAAGAGTTGGTTGGGACTGTCACGGTTTACCAGTAGAAAACTTAATTGAAAAAGAATTAGGAATTAAAAACAAGAAACAGATTGAAGAAATGGGAATTCAGAAATTCAATGATGCTTGCAGGAATTCTGTTTTTGCTTGTGTTGATGATTTTCAAGAAACATTAAAAAGAGTAGGTAGATGGGCTGACTATGATCATGCTTATTCAACATTAGATAGTAACTATACTGAATCAGTTTGGTGGGTTTTAAAACAATTATGGGATAAAGAATTAGTAAATAGGAATTATCGTGTTTCTCCTTATTGTCCTCGTTGTGGAACCACTCTTTCTAATTTTGAAGTTAATCAGGGATACAAAGAAACTAGAGATAAATCTATTTACGTTAAATTTAAGATAATAGACAATAAAGAATTTGAAGATGCTTATTTATTAGTCTGGACTACTACTCCTTGGACATTACCAGGGAACGTTGCTTTAGCTATTAATAAAGATTTAGAATACAGCTTTATTAAAACAAGTAGCAATCAAGAATATGTTTTAGCAACTGATAGATTGTTTATTATTGAAGAAGAATACAAAACAATTAAGAAATTTAAAGGTAGTGAATTGGTGGGAATAAAATACGAACCCTTATTTAATTATCTAAAAGAAGAAAAAGTAGATAATATTAAAAATGCTTATCAAGTATTAGCTGGTGATTTTGTTTCTAATGAAGATGGAACAGGAATTGTTCATTTGAATCCCATGTATGGTGAAGATGACTTTAATATGGGTAAGACATATGAATTACCTTTCTTTCACACCGTTGATATAGCTGGTAATTTTAAAAAAGAAGTATCTGATTTTCAAGGAATGCCAGTTAAAGAAGCTGACCCGAAGATTATTGAGAACTTAAAAGAAAGAGAAATTCTTTTTAAAGAAGAATTAGTTGTTCATGAATATCCACACTGTTGGAGATGTGATACTCCTTTATTATATTATGCTATCGAAAGTTGGTATGTCATGGTTACTAAGATTAAAGATAGACTATTAAAGAACAATGAACAAATTCATTGGGTTCCAGATAATGTTAAAGAGGGAAGATTCGGTAAATGGTTAGAGGGTGCTAGAGATTGGGACATTAGTAGAAATAGATTCTGGGGTGCTCCCATTCCGATTTGGCAATGTCCTGATTGTAAAGAAAAGATTTGTATCGGTTCAATTGAAGAAATAAAGTCATTGGCCGTTAAAGAATATGATTTAAAGGACCTTCATCGTCCATATATTGATGAAGTTAAATTGAAGTGTAAATGTGGAGGAGAAATGAAGAGAACTCCCGAAGTATTTGATTGCTGGTTTGAATCAGGTTCTATGCCATATGCGCAATGGCACTATCCATTTGAGAATAAGGAATTAGTTGAGAAAACATATCCCGCTGATTTTATTGCTGAAGGACTAGATCAGACTAGAGGTTGGTTTTACACTCTCCATGTTTTAGCAACTGCATTAACAATTGATAATATTGGATTAGGAAAAGACCATCCCGCTTTTAAGAACGTCATTGTGAATGGTTTAGTTTTAGATGACAGAGGAAGGAAATTAAGTAAGAAGTTAAAGAACTATCCTGACCCAGCTGAAATGTTTGATTCTTACGGAGCTGATTCTTTAAGATATTTCCTTTTGGCTTCAACTTCAATTGGAGAAGATTACCGATTCTCAGGAGACAAAGTTAAAGAATACTGGAGAAAGATTATTTCTGCTCTAGAAAACTGTTTTGTTTTCTTTGAAACTTACAAAGGAGAAGTTAAAGAATTAAAGACTGACAATTTATTAGACAAATGGATTATTTCTAAAACAGAAACATTAAACAGAGAGGTGATTAAATGGATGGATAAGTATGAATTAACTAAGGCTACTAGATTATTCAATGACTACATTGATGATTTATCTAATTGGTACATTAGAAGATCGAGGAGAAGATTCCAAAAACCAGAAACAGAAATAGAAAAAGAAGAAGCGACTAATACATTAAATTACGCTTTATTTAAATTATCCAAACTAATGGCTCCCTTTACTCCTTTTATTACTGAACAAATCTATTTGAAAATGAATAATAATGGAAAGGAGAGTGTTCATTTATGTGATTATCCAGAAGTTGATGCTAAATTGATTAATGAAGAATTAGAAGAAGAAATGCAAGAAGCTAGAGATATTGTTAATTTAGCGCTAGCCTTAAGATCAAAAGTAGGAATTAAAGTCAGACAGCCTTTAACATCTTTAAAAGTTAAGGAAGTTAAAACTAAAATAAAAGACAAGACAGAGATATTAGACTTGATTAAAGATGAAGTGAATGTGAAGGAAATCATCTTTGATAATAGTATTAATGAAGCAGTTGAATTAGACATTAATCTTACTCCTGAATTGAAAGAAGAAGGAGAAGTAAGGGAAATAATCAGACAAATTCAACAAATGAGAAAGGATTTGAAGTTTGTTCCTGAAGATACTATCAATATTTACTTCCAACAATCAGAATTTTTTGATAGAATATTAGAAAGAAACAAGGATACTATCTTAAAAGAAGTTTTAGCAAAAGACTTCATTAAGGCTAATGAAGAAGGAATGAAAGAGATAGAAATAGGAAGTGAAAAAATATTATTAAATATTAAAAAGATATAA
- a CDS encoding glycine--tRNA ligase gives MENSFEKIVSFTKRRGFVFQSSDIYGGLGGFYDFGPLGVELKRNIKDSWWNAMTRKRDDIVGLDSSIVMNPNIWKASGHTENFSDPLSECRECHKRFRTDHLDDKTKCPECGGELTEARNFNLMFRTFIGPVEDSASIAYLRPETAQGIFVNYKNIIDTQRVKLPFGIAQIGKAFRNEITPGNFIFRLREFEQMEMEYFVKPGTENDIFKKIVEERMNWYVNDLGIKKENLRLRYHEKEELAHYAIGCVDVEYKFPIGWAEIEGIASRGNYDLTQHQKHSGQDLTYYEEATKERYIPYVIEPSCGVERVFLACLCDAYTEIEGGRTTTTESVKETEFLLKLNKKIAPIKVAILPLVKNKENITAKAREVFNLLKECFNCQYDEVGAIGRRYRRHDEIGTPYAITIDFETLEDNAVTLRNRDTMEQKRIKIDDLISILKKEIYEN, from the coding sequence ATGGAAAACAGTTTTGAAAAAATAGTCTCATTTACTAAAAGAAGAGGTTTTGTCTTTCAATCATCAGATATTTATGGTGGATTGGGTGGTTTTTATGACTTCGGACCTTTAGGCGTGGAATTAAAAAGAAATATTAAAGATTCATGGTGGAATGCCATGACAAGAAAAAGAGACGATATTGTCGGATTAGATAGTTCAATTGTAATGAATCCGAATATTTGGAAAGCTTCAGGCCATACTGAGAATTTTTCTGATCCTTTATCTGAATGTAGGGAATGTCATAAAAGATTCAGAACAGATCATTTAGACGACAAAACAAAATGTCCTGAGTGCGGAGGGGAATTAACTGAGGCCAGAAATTTTAATCTAATGTTTAGAACTTTTATTGGACCAGTTGAAGATAGCGCTTCGATTGCTTATCTTCGTCCCGAAACAGCACAAGGTATTTTTGTTAATTACAAAAATATTATTGATACACAGAGAGTCAAATTGCCATTTGGTATTGCTCAGATTGGTAAAGCTTTTAGAAATGAAATTACTCCTGGTAATTTTATATTCAGGCTTCGTGAATTTGAACAAATGGAGATGGAGTATTTTGTAAAACCAGGAACCGAAAATGATATTTTTAAAAAGATAGTTGAGGAAAGAATGAATTGGTATGTTAATGATTTAGGAATCAAGAAAGAAAATCTGAGATTAAGATATCACGAAAAAGAAGAATTGGCTCACTATGCTATAGGTTGTGTTGATGTCGAATACAAATTTCCGATTGGTTGGGCTGAAATTGAAGGAATTGCCAGTCGCGGAAATTATGATTTAACTCAACACCAGAAACATTCTGGCCAAGATTTAACTTATTACGAAGAAGCAACCAAGGAAAGATATATTCCTTATGTTATTGAACCATCTTGCGGAGTAGAAAGAGTTTTCTTAGCTTGTCTATGCGATGCCTATACTGAAATTGAAGGAGGAAGAACAACCACTACTGAATCAGTCAAGGAAACAGAATTTTTATTAAAACTTAATAAAAAGATTGCTCCGATTAAGGTTGCTATTTTACCTTTAGTTAAAAATAAAGAAAATATAACTGCTAAAGCAAGAGAAGTTTTTAATCTATTAAAAGAGTGTTTTAATTGTCAGTACGATGAAGTTGGTGCTATTGGTAGGAGATACAGAAGACATGATGAAATTGGAACTCCTTATGCTATTACTATTGATTTTGAAACACTAGAAGATAATGCGGTTACTTTAAGAAATAGAGACACAATGGAACAAAAAAGAATAAAAATAGACGATTTAATTTCTATATTAAAAAAGGAAATATATGAAAATTAG
- a CDS encoding pitrilysin family protein, which translates to MYRKTTIKNGLRIITVPQKETKAVTVLVMTGTGSKYENKKLSGISHFVEHMMFKGTKKRKGSMEVSGEMDKIGGEMNAFTGEEYTGYYAKVDATHFDIAMDWISDVFINSVMPAEEIEKERGVIIEEIRMFDDNPMRNIGDIWRKALYGDQPAGWFIGGTKDSVLNIKREDMLSYVHSQYTAKNTVICIVGNIKEKMAIESAKKYFSKMPTSLNKGKDLVNNEQSEPNVFILNKKTNQTTMALGVRGYNYLHKDRYVMDVMATLLGGMMSSRIFNEVREKLGAAYYVATYNESESDVGSFSTFAGIDSSKINKVIETILKEYKKLTETKVTEKELRKIKDHLKGKIVLGMESSDARASFYCTQELLKNKILSIEEIIKEIEKVKASDIMRVAKDIFKEEKLNLAIIGPYKQKEEDLKKILKF; encoded by the coding sequence ATGTACAGGAAGACAACGATTAAAAATGGATTAAGAATAATAACTGTTCCACAAAAAGAAACAAAAGCTGTGACTGTTTTGGTAATGACTGGAACTGGCTCTAAATATGAAAATAAAAAATTATCAGGAATTTCCCATTTTGTTGAACATATGATGTTTAAGGGAACAAAAAAAAGAAAAGGGTCGATGGAGGTTTCAGGCGAGATGGATAAGATTGGAGGAGAAATGAATGCTTTTACTGGAGAGGAATATACTGGATATTATGCGAAAGTTGATGCTACCCACTTTGATATCGCTATGGATTGGATTTCAGATGTTTTTATTAATTCAGTTATGCCCGCAGAAGAGATTGAAAAAGAAAGAGGGGTTATTATCGAAGAAATTAGAATGTTTGATGATAACCCAATGAGAAATATTGGAGATATTTGGAGGAAGGCTTTGTATGGAGATCAGCCTGCAGGATGGTTTATCGGCGGGACTAAAGATTCAGTCTTGAATATTAAAAGGGAGGATATGCTTAGTTATGTCCATTCTCAATATACTGCAAAGAACACGGTTATTTGTATTGTTGGCAATATTAAAGAAAAAATGGCTATAGAATCAGCTAAAAAGTATTTTTCTAAAATGCCAACTTCGTTAAATAAAGGTAAGGATTTAGTAAATAATGAACAATCAGAGCCCAATGTTTTTATTTTGAACAAGAAGACAAATCAAACAACAATGGCTTTAGGGGTTAGAGGTTACAATTATTTACATAAAGATAGATATGTAATGGATGTTATGGCTACTCTTTTGGGTGGAATGATGAGTTCAAGGATATTCAATGAGGTAAGAGAAAAATTGGGTGCAGCTTATTATGTAGCTACTTATAACGAATCAGAGTCAGATGTTGGTTCTTTTTCTACTTTTGCTGGAATAGACAGTTCAAAGATTAATAAGGTTATAGAGACTATTTTAAAAGAGTATAAAAAATTAACAGAAACGAAAGTTACTGAAAAAGAATTGAGAAAGATTAAAGATCACTTGAAGGGAAAGATTGTTTTAGGCATGGAGTCATCAGATGCCAGAGCTTCTTTTTATTGTACTCAAGAGCTTTTAAAAAATAAAATTTTATCGATTGAAGAAATAATCAAAGAAATAGAAAAAGTTAAGGCAAGTGATATAATGAGGGTAGCAAAAGATATTTTCAAAGAAGAGAAATTAAATTTAGCAATTATAGGTCCATATAAACAAAAAGAAGAAGATTTAAAAAAAATATTAAAATTTTAA
- a CDS encoding AI-2E family transporter: protein MKKEIEMIDITWRTIFKIIAAIILFWIVYLLRDIIIWSIIALFISVLFDPLIDILEKRKIKRFLAAIIVYFSFLLICGFIVFIIVPPLITETQYFSSTFSQYFDRVPTFLNKIGLDSLNGIYSLDSSLKQSLINISSNIFNIFISLFGSIFAGLTVFVLAIFMSIEEKDILKGLKLVSPRGFEEQVLERWERSQHHVVAWFGSRILCCFFVFIMTFLLCLFLKIKFLLALAILAGILNIIPMIGPIISGIVIAALAFSISLPTLIVALFFLVLIQQIESNILMPVFTKKMSGLPAVLVLISILIGASLGGVIGAVLAIPIAGIIFEGLKDYFNHRKEQD from the coding sequence ATGAAAAAGGAAATTGAAATGATAGACATTACATGGAGAACTATATTTAAGATAATAGCTGCTATTATTCTTTTTTGGATTGTTTATCTTTTACGAGATATCATTATTTGGTCAATTATTGCTCTATTTATCTCGGTTCTTTTCGACCCTTTAATCGATATTCTTGAAAAAAGAAAAATAAAAAGATTTTTGGCAGCAATAATAGTATATTTTTCTTTTCTTTTAATTTGTGGATTTATAGTATTTATTATTGTTCCTCCACTAATTACGGAAACACAATATTTCAGCTCAACTTTCTCTCAGTATTTTGATAGGGTTCCAACCTTTTTAAATAAAATAGGATTAGATTCTTTAAATGGAATTTATTCTCTTGATTCAAGTTTAAAGCAAAGCTTAATCAATATTTCTTCTAATATATTCAATATTTTTATTTCTTTATTCGGTAGTATTTTTGCCGGATTAACCGTATTTGTTTTAGCCATTTTTATGTCGATAGAAGAAAAAGACATTCTTAAAGGATTAAAATTAGTTTCACCAAGAGGTTTCGAAGAGCAAGTATTAGAAAGGTGGGAAAGGAGCCAGCATCATGTAGTGGCTTGGTTTGGAAGTAGAATACTATGTTGCTTCTTTGTATTTATAATGACATTTCTATTATGTTTATTTTTAAAGATTAAATTTTTACTAGCTTTAGCTATTTTAGCTGGAATATTGAATATAATTCCAATGATTGGTCCAATAATTTCAGGAATAGTTATAGCTGCTCTTGCTTTCTCTATTTCTTTACCAACACTAATTGTTGCATTATTTTTCCTTGTTCTTATTCAACAAATTGAAAGCAATATTTTAATGCCAGTGTTTACTAAAAAAATGTCTGGATTGCCTGCCGTATTAGTTTTAATTTCTATTTTAATCGGAGCATCTTTAGGAGGGGTTATTGGAGCTGTATTAGCGATACCTATAGCTGGAATAATATTCGAAGGATTAAAGGATTATTTTAATCATAGAAAAGAACAAGATTAA
- the metG gene encoding methionine--tRNA ligase, producing MKKIFISTSIPYVNAAPHLGHALEFVQADVLARHHRLLGDKVFFLSGSDENSLKNVRSAEKAGVSVMELVTDNFNKFFEFKDLLNISLDDFIRTTEERHFKGAQKLWKVCEKDIYKKKYSGLYCVGCEEFYKEEELVDGLCPEHKVKPELIEEENYFFKLSDYQEKIKELIETDKVKIIPESRKKEVVSFINSGLQDFCISRTSERAKGWGIDVPGDSTQKMWVWFDALSNYINALGYGSSDESKFNEFWQNNEFKTHVIGKGIIRFHSVYWLAMLLSAGITLPKTLFVHGYLTVDNQKMSKSIGNVIDPKELVSKYGSDGVRYFLLREIPALGDGDFTYEKFEKRYNSDLASGLGNLFSRTLAMVTKTGLNNGFEIKPNSLFIEKNKEVEGKANERFIQFNETLSDIWELVSFCDKYIDEEKPWEITDIEKQKEVFSNLIYSLNNISKLIEPFLPSTVKKMKEQLKEENGVFIVNKGEALFPRI from the coding sequence ATGAAAAAGATTTTTATTTCAACCTCTATCCCATATGTTAATGCTGCTCCTCACTTAGGACATGCTTTAGAGTTTGTTCAGGCAGATGTTTTAGCAAGACACCATCGATTACTTGGCGATAAAGTCTTCTTTTTGTCTGGCAGCGATGAGAATAGTTTAAAAAATGTCAGAAGTGCTGAAAAGGCGGGAGTTTCGGTTATGGAATTAGTTACAGATAATTTTAATAAATTTTTTGAGTTTAAAGACTTACTAAACATATCTCTTGATGATTTTATTCGTACTACCGAAGAAAGGCATTTTAAGGGAGCTCAGAAATTATGGAAAGTTTGTGAAAAAGATATTTATAAAAAGAAGTATTCTGGATTATATTGTGTCGGTTGTGAAGAATTTTATAAAGAAGAAGAACTTGTTGATGGACTATGTCCTGAACACAAAGTTAAGCCAGAATTGATCGAAGAAGAGAATTATTTCTTTAAGCTTTCTGATTATCAAGAGAAGATAAAAGAATTGATTGAAACAGATAAAGTTAAGATTATTCCTGAGTCAAGAAAAAAAGAAGTAGTGAGCTTTATTAATTCAGGACTTCAAGATTTTTGTATTTCTCGAACTAGTGAAAGGGCGAAAGGTTGGGGAATAGACGTTCCAGGTGATTCAACTCAAAAGATGTGGGTTTGGTTTGACGCTCTTTCAAATTATATTAATGCCCTTGGATATGGAAGTAGTGACGAAAGTAAATTTAATGAATTTTGGCAGAACAATGAATTCAAAACGCACGTGATAGGAAAGGGAATTATCAGATTCCATTCTGTTTATTGGCTAGCCATGCTCTTATCAGCTGGAATTACTTTACCCAAAACATTGTTTGTTCACGGGTATTTAACCGTTGACAATCAGAAAATGAGTAAAAGTATCGGCAATGTAATTGATCCTAAAGAATTGGTTTCTAAATACGGAAGCGACGGTGTTCGATATTTTTTATTAAGAGAGATTCCAGCATTGGGAGATGGTGATTTTACTTATGAGAAGTTTGAAAAGAGGTATAATTCAGATTTGGCAAGTGGATTGGGAAATCTATTTTCTAGAACTTTAGCTATGGTTACAAAAACAGGATTGAATAACGGATTTGAAATCAAACCGAATAGTCTTTTTATTGAAAAGAATAAAGAAGTAGAAGGCAAAGCAAATGAAAGATTTATTCAATTTAATGAAACTTTATCAGATATTTGGGAATTGGTTTCTTTTTGTGATAAATACATTGACGAAGAAAAACCATGGGAAATTACAGATATAGAAAAACAAAAAGAAGTATTTTCAAACCTTATCTACTCATTAAATAATATTTCTAAATTAATAGAACCGTTCTTGCCTTCAACCGTAAAAAAAATGAAAGAACAGTTAAAAGAAGAAAATGGAGTCTTTATTGTTAATAAAGGAGAGGCTCTTTTTCCAAGAATATGA
- a CDS encoding TatD family hydrolase codes for MIFDTHAHLNFFEFDEDREELIKKCLAQGIGLINVGTNFKSSKKCIEIARDNVFASIGLHPSNIDSEFLKSKEDLKQIEGALENDFDYDAYKVLAKSKKVIAIGECGLDYWRKPKGTTKKELFKEEQKKIFERQLDLAEELNLPIIIHCRSAFDDLYSILSKRKIKGVLHCFTGTKEEVERFLSLGLYFGINGIIFKINSEEAIKNIPLDKILLETDCPYLSPPMFEERNNPFSLKYIIEEISKIKGVTAKEIEEITYKNTKDLFNI; via the coding sequence ATGATATTTGATACTCACGCTCATCTTAATTTTTTTGAATTTGATGAAGATAGAGAAGAACTAATTAAAAAATGCCTTGCTCAAGGAATAGGTCTAATTAATGTTGGTACTAATTTTAAAAGTTCAAAAAAATGTATAGAAATAGCGAGAGATAATGTTTTTGCTTCAATTGGTTTGCATCCTTCTAATATTGATTCAGAATTTTTGAAAAGTAAGGAGGACTTAAAACAAATAGAAGGAGCTTTAGAAAATGATTTTGATTATGACGCGTATAAAGTATTAGCTAAATCTAAAAAGGTTATCGCTATAGGGGAATGTGGTCTTGATTATTGGCGTAAGCCGAAGGGAACAACTAAGAAAGAGTTATTCAAAGAAGAGCAAAAAAAGATATTTGAAAGACAGCTTGATTTAGCAGAAGAATTAAACTTACCGATTATTATTCATTGCCGTTCGGCTTTTGACGATTTATATAGTATTTTATCTAAAAGAAAGATTAAAGGAGTTTTGCATTGCTTTACAGGAACAAAAGAAGAGGTTGAGAGATTTCTTTCTTTAGGATTGTATTTTGGAATTAATGGAATAATTTTTAAGATTAATTCAGAAGAAGCGATAAAGAATATTCCTTTAGACAAAATACTACTCGAAACAGATTGTCCTTATCTTTCTCCTCCCATGTTTGAAGAAAGAAACAACCCTTTTTCCTTAAAATATATTATCGAAGAAATTTCTAAGATAAAAGGAGTTACGGCTAAAGAAATAGAAGAAATAACCTATAAAAATACTAAGGATTTGTTTAATATTTAA